A stretch of Pseudomonas taetrolens DNA encodes these proteins:
- the pyrF gene encoding orotidine-5'-phosphate decarboxylase — MSDCQTPIIVALDFPTRDAALKLADQLDPKLCRVKVGKELFTSCASEIVGTLRDKGFDVFLDLKFHDIPNTTAMAVKAAAEMGVWMVNVHCSGGLRMMAACREVLDQRTGPQPLLIGVTVLTSMEREDLAGIGLDIEPQEQVLRLAALAQKAGMDGLVCSALEAQALKSAHPGLQLVTPGIRPAGSSLDDQRRILTPRQALDAGSDYLVIGRPISQAADPAKALAAVVAELA; from the coding sequence ATGTCCGACTGCCAGACTCCTATTATCGTCGCCCTGGATTTCCCGACGCGTGACGCCGCACTGAAGCTGGCTGATCAATTGGACCCGAAGCTGTGCCGCGTCAAAGTGGGTAAAGAATTGTTCACCAGCTGTGCATCGGAAATTGTCGGCACATTGCGCGACAAGGGTTTTGATGTGTTTCTGGATCTCAAGTTTCACGACATTCCCAACACCACGGCCATGGCTGTGAAAGCCGCTGCCGAAATGGGTGTGTGGATGGTTAACGTTCATTGCTCGGGCGGGTTGCGCATGATGGCTGCGTGCCGTGAAGTGCTCGACCAGCGTACCGGTCCTCAGCCGTTGCTGATCGGTGTGACCGTGCTGACCAGTATGGAACGCGAAGACCTGGCGGGGATTGGCCTGGATATCGAACCTCAGGAGCAAGTGCTGCGTCTGGCTGCGTTGGCGCAGAAGGCCGGCATGGATGGTCTGGTGTGCTCGGCCCTGGAAGCACAAGCGCTGAAAAGCGCGCATCCGGGCCTGCAACTGGTGACCCCGGGGATTCGCCCGGCGGGCAGCTCCCTGGATGATCAACGTCGCATCCTGACTCCGCGTCAGGCGCTGGACGCTGGCTCTGATTACCTGGTGATCGGCCGTCCGATCAGTCAGGCGGCTGATCCGGCCAAGGCGCTGGCTGCTGTGGTCGCTGAGCTGGCGTAA
- a CDS encoding DUF2897 family protein encodes MPWYAWLILIVAIGGIVGGLMTLRDTANKVELTDEQRKRVAERNAEMDAKDSDDR; translated from the coding sequence ATGCCCTGGTATGCTTGGTTAATTTTGATTGTTGCCATCGGTGGCATCGTAGGCGGGCTGATGACCCTGCGTGACACTGCCAACAAAGTTGAACTTACTGACGAGCAACGCAAGCGTGTCGCTGAACGGAACGCTGAGATGGACGCCAAGGACTCGGATGACCGGTAA
- a CDS encoding NADP-dependent oxidoreductase yields the protein MTDQTNRQFLLAKRPVGAATRETFTYQQVPVVQPKDGQILVENQFLSLDPAMRGWMNEGKSYIPPVGLGEVMRALGVGKVIASAHPGFVAGDYVNGALGVQDYFVGEPRGFYKVDPTLAPLPMYLSALGMTGMTAYFALLEVGAPKAGETVVISGAAGAVGSIAGQIAKLKGCRVVGIAGGKEKCSLLKEELGFDGVIDYKSEDVIAGLKRECPEGVDVYFDNVGGDILDAVLSRLNFKARVVICGAISQYNNKEAVKGPANYLSLLVNRARMEGFVVMDYADRYVEAGQEMAGWLTKGQLKSKEHIVEGLETFPETLMKLFNGENFGKLILKV from the coding sequence ATGACTGACCAGACAAACCGCCAATTCCTGCTCGCCAAACGTCCAGTCGGCGCAGCAACCCGCGAGACGTTCACTTACCAGCAAGTACCCGTCGTCCAGCCCAAAGACGGCCAGATTCTGGTCGAGAATCAATTCCTGTCCCTCGACCCGGCCATGCGCGGCTGGATGAATGAAGGCAAGTCCTACATTCCGCCCGTCGGCCTTGGTGAGGTCATGCGAGCCTTGGGCGTCGGCAAAGTCATCGCATCCGCTCACCCCGGTTTTGTGGCAGGCGACTACGTAAACGGCGCACTGGGCGTCCAGGATTATTTCGTAGGCGAGCCTAGAGGCTTCTACAAAGTCGACCCGACACTCGCCCCCCTCCCGATGTATTTGTCCGCCTTGGGCATGACCGGCATGACCGCCTATTTCGCACTGCTGGAAGTCGGCGCCCCCAAAGCTGGAGAAACAGTGGTCATTTCCGGTGCCGCCGGTGCTGTTGGCAGCATTGCCGGGCAAATTGCCAAGTTGAAAGGCTGTCGCGTGGTGGGTATCGCCGGCGGAAAAGAGAAGTGCTCACTGCTCAAAGAAGAACTGGGCTTTGACGGGGTGATCGATTACAAAAGCGAAGACGTGATTGCGGGCCTCAAGCGCGAATGCCCTGAAGGCGTCGACGTGTACTTCGACAACGTGGGCGGCGATATTCTTGATGCCGTCCTCAGCCGTCTGAACTTCAAGGCGCGCGTGGTTATTTGTGGCGCCATCAGCCAGTACAACAACAAGGAGGCCGTAAAAGGGCCGGCGAACTATCTGTCGCTGTTGGTGAATCGCGCACGCATGGAAGGTTTTGTGGTGATGGACTACGCCGATCGGTATGTCGAGGCCGGGCAAGAAATGGCGGGCTGGCTGACCAAGGGTCAATTGAAAAGCAAGGAGCACATTGTCGAAGGTCTGGAAACCTTCCCCGAAACCCTGATGAAGCTGTTCAACGGGGAAAACTTCGGGAAGTTGATCCTGAAGGTGTAA